A stretch of DNA from Brevibacillus ruminantium:
GTCAGATTATCGTGCCGGAACTTTTTCTCGCTGTTTTTGATTTCCTGCACCACGGATTTGGCATACCCTTTCATCTCGCCGATAAAGGCTTGCTTGTTCAGCTTTCCTTTGGCGATGGCAGCCAGCTTTTGTTCCCACTGGGCGGTCAGTGTGGGAGATTGCAGCTCATCAGGAACCAGCTCCAGCAGTTGTTTTCCTTTTGAGGTGACATGGATGTGCTTTCCTCTTTTTTCGATCAGAAACGTGTTAAACAGCTTGTCGATCACATCCGCCCGCGTCGCTACCGTGCCCAGGCCGCCTGTTTCGCCAATGGTTTGAATCAGCTCTTTCTTTTCATTGGCCATGTACCGGGCCGGATTCTCCATGGCAGACAGCAGCGTGGCCTCCGTAAAAGGCTCCGGCGGTTTCGTCTCGCCTGCTGTTTGCGAAAGGGTCGTGATCGGCAACCGATCTCCTTTGGACAGTCTGGGCAGCAGCTGCTCGCCTACTCCCTCTCGGCTGTCTTCTTCCTCCACATCATGATCGTAGACTTCCTTCCAGCCTTGAGCAATGACCCGCTTGCCCCTGGCAATGAACGACTGCTCTCCGATTTTCGCGTAAATGGAGGTCTGCTCATACTCAAACGGCGGAAACAGCACCGCCAGGAAGCGTCTGACCACCAGGTCGAAGATTCTCCGTTCCTTGTCGCTCAAATCACCCAGGAATACAGTTTGTTCCGTGGGGATGATGGCATGGTGATCGGATACCTTGCTGTCATCGACAAAGGACTTGTTTCCTTTGACCGGTGAACGGAGCAATTTCGCCGCAAACGGGGCGTACGGCTTGATCTGGACCGCCTTGATCCGATCGGGCAGCGTCTCCACAATATCGGAGGAGAGATAGCGGGAATCGGTCCGCGGATAGGTCAGCACCTTGTGATTTTCATAGAGACCCTGCATGATGGACAGCGTCTCTTTGGCCGAGTAGCCGAACAGCTTGTTGGCATCGCGCTGCAGCTCCGTCAAATCGTAGAGCTGGGGGGCAAAGCTCTTTTTGTTCGTTTTGGCAATGTCGACGATTTCGGCGTCCTTCCCTTTGAGCGACTTCAGGATCTGATCGCTAGTCTCCCGGGAAAAGGTTTTGATATCCTTGGTCTTCGCGTCCTGCCAGACCAGCTTTAGATTGTTCTTTGCCACGGCTGTGATCCCGTAAAACGGCCGCGGTGTAAACTCCCGGATTTCCTGCTCCCGCCGGGCGATGATCGCCAGGGTCGGCGTCTGCACACGGCCGCAGGAGAGCTGGGCATTGTGCTTGCAGGTGAGCGCGCGCGTCGCGTTAATGCCCACAACCCAATCCGCCTCGGCACGGGCAGCCGCAGAAGCGTACAGCGGCTCGAATTCCTTGCCCTCTTTTAACCGGCGAAAACCGTCCTTGATCGCTTTATCCGTAACAGATGAAATCCAGAGACGCTTGATCGGCTTGTGCACCCGCGCCATCTCGATGATCCATCTGCCGACAAGCTCACCTTCCCGTCCCGCATCGGTAGCGATGACGATCTCCCTGACATCCTTTCGGTTCAGCTGATGCTTCACCGTGTGAAACTGCTTGCTGCTCTCCTTGATCACCACCAGCCGGAAGGAAGACGGCAGGATCGGCAAATCCTCGATTTTCCATGAGCTGAACTGCTCCCCGTATACTTCCGGATCAGCCAGGGTCACCAGATGGCCCAAAGCCCAGGTAACAATATATTTCTCGCCTTCAAAAAAGCCGTTTCCTTTTTTATGACAATGCAAGACTCTCGCGATATCCCGTCCCACAGAAGGCTTTTCAGCCAGTACCAGTGTTTTGCTCATCTTTGACATCCTTTCACGGGGGATGAAAATAAAAAAACCCCTTCTCCCATCATAATCAATTTGACGGGAAATGAACAATGCCGACGGATGAGGACTGGCTGGCCGCTCTCTTCGCCGCTATGTACCCAGCACTTTACGGATCGACCATTCGATCCTTTCCATTTGCAGCGGCTTGGCAATAAAATCCTGCGCTCCTGCGTGAATTGCTTTGATCACCACTTCCCGCTGGGCAACGGCGGAGCAGATGATGATTTTGGCCTCCCGATCAAATTCGATGATTTTCTGAACCGCACTTAAACCGTCCATACCCGGCATCGCTATATCCATCAGCACAAGCTCTGGCCGATACAAGCGATACTTTCTGACGGCGTCTTCCCCGGACATGGCTTCCGCAGCGATCCCAAAGCCCAGAGATTGAATCATATTGCTCATCATATACCTGATTAACACAGCATCGTCAACGATCATAATGCTTTTCCTAGCATTCATAGTACACCCGCCTGCCTGCCTACCTGTCATTCACCTCGCGTGAACAACATGTGTGAAAAATCTCACACCCATTCTATCGTTATGGTCTGAACAATTTCTAAACAAAACGATGATGACCATTTTGCGGACAACAAGAATGCACGCCGCTCCCCAATATTTACAACCCGATTCGCTTCCCTTACCATGAAGAAGGGAACACGGTTCCAAAGAGGGGAGAAAGGCCATGGCAAATGTTCAATCCTTGGAACGTGCGCTTCGTTTGTTGCAGACATTGTCCGACTATCCTGACGGCATGCAGATTACCCGTTTAGCAGAGCAAGCGGGCTTGTCCAAGAGCACCACGCACCGGCTTTTGGCCACTCTGCTGAAAATGAACTACGTCGTCAAAGACGAAGAGTCGGACAAGTACAAGCTCGGCTTTCAATTGATCTATCTGGCCCGCAATATCCTGAGCGGAATGGATGTCATTTCTGTAGCAAAGCCGTATTTGCAAAGATTGTCCGGGGACGTCAATGAGACCGTTCACCTTTGCATGGAAGACCGTCATGAAGTCATCTATGTCGATAAAATAGAGAGTACGCAAACGATCCGCATGTTCTCGCGCATTGGAAGCCGCGCACCGATGTATTGTACGGGTGTGGGCAAAGTGCTTTTGGCGGGCATGAAGCAGGACGCCTATGAGCGGGCTGTTTCTACCTTTGATTTTGTCGCCAAAACGCCTAGAACCATTACGTCCAAAGAAGTGCTGGATGCAGAAATCAAGTTGATCCAAACACAAGGCTTTGCGCTGGACAACATCGAAAACGAGGATGGGATTCGCTGCATCGCCGCTCCTATCTTTGACTATCAGGGCAAGGTAATCGCCAGCTTCAGCATCGCCGGTCCGAGCAGCCGGATCACGATAGAGCGGGTGCAGGATGAGCTGGTCGGGAAAATGAAAGAGACGTCGGCAAGTATTTCGCGGGAATTGGGATACCAAAGCTAAGGCCACATTCGTTTCCCAGCTAAATGCTTCCGACCGATCAAACAAACCCGGAGCCACAGTCGCTCCGGGTTTGTTGCCAGCGGGAAAGCTCTTATTTGCGTCTTTTCCTACATGAACACAAAGTAGATCACAGCAGCCAGAACCAACCGGTAAATCGCAAACGGCACGAGCTTAACGCGGTTGATCAGCTTCAAAAAGAAGCGAATGAAGACCAGGGCAAACACAAAGGCACTGATAAAACCGATGACGAAAAAGGGGACGACATCCATCGTGATGGCATGCCAGCTTTTTAAAAGCGAGAGAAAGCTTGCTCCAGCCATGATCGGAACAGCCATGATAAAGGTAAAGTCAGCAGCTGCCCGGTGACTCATCCCCAGCAAAACCCCGCCAGAGATCGTCGATCCCGATCGTGAAAAACCTGGCCAAAGTGATAAGCATTGGACCAAACCGACCACCAGAGCCTGTTTATAGGTGATCTGATCTACGGTATCAATCTTTGGACGTCCCGGACGGAACCAGTCCGCTACGATCATCAGCAGCGCACCCAGTACAAGACCGATGACAACCGTCTTTGTCGAAAACAGGTGTTCATCAATGTAATCATTAAACAGAACCCCGACGACCCCCGCAGGTATGAGCCCAACCAGAACAGTCAACAAATTGAGACGAGGTCCATCCGTTTCCCGGCCGCGAAGTTTCTTCAAGCCCAGCAAATTCAAGAAGCGATCCCACATCAGAACCACCACTGCCAAAACCGAGCCCAACTGGATCACCACTTTAAAGGTGTTGGCTACCCCTGGCGTAAACATGTTTTGGGTCTGGAACAAAAAATCGTCGACGATAATCATATGGCCGGTCGAGGAGACTGGCGCAAACTCCGTAAGCCCCTCGACAAGACCCAGAACAACCGCTACAAATGCTTCCCACAGATTCAATGGTTTCACTCTCCCATATTTCGAAAACGTTGCCCGTAACTCAGACAGAAAGATTAATTTGCCACAACTTCCCAATTTTCATTCACCTGTGCCTGTATGACTCTTCGCTCCAGGATGTAGGAGGCCAAAAGCTCTGCCACATCGATGGAAATCTCCTTCACCACAGGCTTCTGCCGAAACATGAAGTAATTTCCACCGCCGCCTGCCCGGTAATTGTTCATCACAACCTCGTACTCGGCATCCATCTCCAGCGGCTGCCCATTTCGAGTCAAGCTGACGATCCGCTGACCGACTGGCCTTGCCACGTTGATCCGGTATTCGATTCCCTCCCACATGTCGTAATTGTAATGCTGCGGTTTGGGATGAAGAAAGCGCGGATTGACCACGATTTTACCCGCATCATCGAGCGCGAAATAGTCCGCTGTCTGCTCCAGCGCAGCCCTGATGTCGCTCCCCTTTACCCGCAAGACCGTCAATGTGTTGGGATAGATGTAGTTGCTGACGATATCACGCATGGTGACTTCGGCCGGAAAACCCGGCGAGTGATCGTCAAACAGAGCGGTATTGGAAATCGCGGCCCCGGACACTTCCATCTGCACCCGATTGATAAATTCGACAAAGGCATTGTCTTTCAATCTGGCTGCCATCGGATCAAGCACCCTCATCTCTCCGGTAAAACGGCCAATCGGCTGATCCAGCCAGTGCTGCGTCTGCCATTCGTACTCCTCGGTGAGCGCCAAAAGCTGCGCATCCGCTTCTACTCCTTCCACCGAGAGCAGACTCGCCCGTTTCTCCGCAATCATCCATCCCGCTCCGTCCAGGACTAGCGTCAGCTCTACCTTCCCTAGGATTCTCCCGGCATGACCCGGCTGAATCACACAAACATCCTTTACAGTCCCAGTCAGCGTCCGATGCTGATGACCAGTCAAAAGTACATCGATTCCTTCCACTGCAGTACACAGCTCATACCCCTGGTTTTCGCCGGTCAAAACCTCAGTCGGCTCTCCCGTTTCCAGATCCCTCTCCAATCCGCCGTGATAGGCAACCACAACCACATCTACCTGCTCTTCCTCACGCAAGACCCGAACCCATCTGCGGGCGGTTTCCACCGGATCGAGAAAAGAGATGCCGGTAATATTCTCTTTCTTTTCCCAATTTGGAATGTAGGAAGTCGTCAAACCGAGAATGCCTACTCTCGGCCCCTTCTCAAACTCTTTGATCAGATATGGCTTGCCGAAAAACGGTTCTCCCGCTTCATTCGTCAGATTGGCGCTCAGCCAAGGGAATCGGCTCTCTCCGATCGCCTTTTCCAGAAAGGGCAGGCCGTAGTTGAATTCATGATTTCCAAGGACTGCTGCATCAAAGCCGAGCTCGTTCAGACAGAGGATGAGCGGATGGGCCGCTTCCGGCTTCAGACGTGCGTGATGGTACGTTAGAGGCGAGCCTTGGATCAGATCGCCGTTATCAATCACCAGCAGATGCTCTGCCTGCTTGCGCTCCGCTTTGATGAGCGTCGCCGCCTTGGCAATCCCCAGATCGCTCGGCTCATGGTTGGCGTATGAGTGCGGGTAGATATAGCCGTGCAGATCGCTGGTTTGCAAAATCGTCAATCTCTGTTTGCCTTTCTCTGTAGTCATTTCACTCACTCCCTCATGCCATTTGGATACGTCTGAATCCATGCTGAAATTCAATCATGGAGAGTCCTACCTTTATGAATGATAGAGAGATAAATCATCACAAATTTCGGCAGGAATCGACGCAACCCTTTGTATTTGCGCGATCATTTACATAAATTTCAAGTTGTTCACATTGGCTTAACAAAATTCATCTTTTACTCGCCCATAAAAAAACTCTCCCTGCGAGATGCAGCGAAAGGCATAATTTCATCCCATATGGTCGAGGTGCATTTTTTTCGGGCTCTGGAAAAAAATCGCCTTTGATTTCACAATCGCGGACGTTCCTCCTTTTTTCAAAAAGCGCCTGACCCGTCAGAAAATACCGGAATGGTATATAGTAAGATGATGGGATTTTGCGCCCTGAACAGAATCTGAAAGATCGGTTGGTGAAAAAAATTGAAACAAACCATCCTGCTTATTGAGGATGATCATTCAATCAGTGAAATGATTACGGACTATTTAACCAAAGAAGGATTCCAAATCGTGCAGGCCTTTGATGGAGAGGAAGCCATGCTCACGTTTCGCCAACGCTCCTTTGATGTAATCCTTTTGGACCTGATGCTGCCCAAGCGAAATGGCATGGACCTGTTAAAAATCATAAGAGAAGAGAGCATCGTACCGGTCCTGATTATCTCTGCCAAGGACGGCGATGTAGAGAAGGCGCTGGGCCTCGGGTTTGGGGCCGATGACTATATCGTCAAGCCGTTTTCGATGATTGAGCTGTCAGCGAGAGTGAAGGCCGCCATCCGCAGAGCTACTCAATATACCGCTGACGCTGGCACGGGTACTGGCGAGACTGTTGTACCCCCTTCGGTGATTCGTGTCCATGAGCTGACACTGGATATCGAGAATATTCAGGTCACCAAACAGGGACAGGAGATTAAGCTTACCGCAAAGGAATGGCACATCCTCAAGCTGTTTTTTACGAATCCTAAAAAGGTGTTTACGAAAGAACAAATCTACCGGTCTGTTTGGAACGACGAGTATTACGGCGATGAGAACATTATCAACGTACACATGAGCCGACTGCGAGAAAAAATCGAGGACAATCCTTCCAGCCCCCAATACATCAAAACGCTCTGGGGGATCGGGTACAAGCTGGGGGAATTTTAACATGGTAACTCTGCTTTTGGTGATCGCCATCGCTTCTGTCATCGTCAGCGTCATCCTCTACCAACGAAAGAAGGTGCGGGATCGAAACCTGGGATATATGGCTGAAAAGCTGAATGCACTCGTTACTGACAGCTCGTCCGAGCAGCTTTTGCTCATGACAGATGATCAGCATCTGCAAACGCTGCTGATTGAGATCAACCGTTTGTTGGACGACAATCGAAAGGGGCATGCCCAGTTTTCACGGACCGAGCATTCGATGAAAAAAATGCTGGCCAATATCTCGCATGATCTCAAAACCCCGTTAACGGTTGTTCTCGGTTATATCGAAATGATCCAGAATGATCCCGATGTTCACCCAGAGGAAAGAGACCGGCTGCTCGGCAATATTCATAAAAAAACGCTGGAGATTATCTCCCTGATGAATGCATTTTTTGATCTGGCTAAATTGGAGTCGGGGGATAAAGAAATTCCGCTAGCCAAAGTACAAATCAATGAGATTTGCAGACAAAACATCCTTTCCTTTTATGATTTGATTCAGTCAAAAGGCTGCGAAGCGGTGATCCACATCCCGGACGAGCCTGTTTTTGTCCAGGGAAATGAAGAGGCGCTCACCAGTGTTTTGGACAACCTGATCTCCAACGCGATCCGGTATGGCGGAGATGGAAAAACGATCGGTCTGACATTGTCCTACGATGAGAAAAAGGTCTACATCGAGGTTTGGGACCGCGGAAAAGGGATTCGTGAACCGTATCAGGAGCTTGTATTTGAGCGAATGTTCACGCTGGAGGAATCTCGTAACCGATCTTTTCAAGGCAGCGGCCTGGGTTTGACGATCACGAAAAGACTTGTGGAGGAAATGGGCGGGGAGATTCTGCTCCAGAGCAAGCCGTTTCACAAAACGACGTTTACGGTCCAATTACAGCGCTGGACGTGACCCTGTCACAAACGTAAGGTTTTCGTAAGAATCAAGAAAGTAAAAAGAAACAGTCCATCGCTACAATGAAGACCAGAACAGAAAGGAGGGCGGATGTGTGACTTACATCGTAACCACCAACCGTTTAACCAAATCCTTTGATGGAAAAGAAGTCGTCTCCAACGTCAACATGAAGATTCGAAAAGGGGAGATCTACGGCTTTCTCGGTCCCAACGGCGCCGGGAAAACAACCGTCTTGAAGATGCTCACAAATCTGGTCAAGCCGACGGCTGGAGAAATCCGCATTTTTCAGCAACCGCTGGCCCCGTCTTCGTATGAGCTATTCAAACGGATGGGCAACATGATCGAGTACCCGATCTTTTACGAAAAACTGACAGCCCGGGAGAATCTGGAGCTTCACTGTGTATACATGGGTTATCACGACAAACGGGCGATCGGGGAAGCCCTGGAGATGGTCAACTTGACCAATATCGACAACAAGCCTGTGAAGAACTTTTCACTGGGGATGAAGCAACGGCTTGGTATTGCCAGGGCCCTGGTCACCAAGCCTGAGCTTCTCTTGCTGGATGAACCGATCAATGGTCTCGATCCGGTGGGCATCAAAGAGATGAGAAGCTTATTCCAGGTTTTAAGCAAAGAATACGGCACGACATTGCTGATCTCCAGCCATATTCTGGCGGAAATCGAACAGATCGCCGATACGATTGGCGTGATCAGCAACGGCAGACTGATCGAACAGGTATCCATGGAGAGCATTCGCGGTCAAAATACCGAGTACATCGAACTGGTCACGACGAACCGGAACAAAGCGGTGACAGTTCTCGAATACAATCTCCAGATCAAGAATTTCAAAATCGTGGACGATAATATCATACGTATCTATGAAACGGGTGTGTCTCAATCAGCCATTTCCAAAACATTGATCCTGCATGATGTTGAGGTGGAAGCAATCAATAAAAGGACCACGACTCTGGAGGAATATTTTTTGAGACTCATCCGTGAAGACAACGCAAATACGCAGTTGCTCACATCCCGCTCATACTGAGGTGAAAAATGTTGTTTACATTGATGAAACTGGAATATAAAAAAATGAAATTGCGCTGGTATGTTTCCGGGGCTGTCCTGGCCAATCTGATCATTGTCGGTTTTCTTTGCCTAATAGGGTTTGTTCAAAACCTCGAGGGAGAGATGATCTTTACGGGCTATGAGGAAAGTCTGGTCATTATCGGCGCATTGGTCAGGTCAACCTTTATGATCTTTGCCGCTGTGCTGATCGCCAGGCTCGTTATCGGGGGGTACCGAAATAAAACCATCTTCCTGATGTTTACCTATCCGATCAGTCGAAAAAAGCTCATCGCGGCCAAACTTATGCTCATCGCTGGGCTGACCTTTCTGACGATTTTCCTGTCCAATCTGTTTGTCGCCGCTATGTTTATCAGTCTGAATACCTGGTTTCAGTTTATTCCCGGAGAATTCCCGGCAGATCGAATCGGTGAGCAGGTAGCAAGCATGATTGTCTTTGCCATTGGTGCCGCTGGAACCAGTCTGATTCCGCTCTATTTCGGCATGCGGAAATACTCTGTTCCCGCTACCATTGTTTCCGCTGTATTGATCGTGACACTAACCACTCAGAACAGTCCGGGATTTTCACTGGCTTCCATCGTCTATATTCCGCTTGCTCTGGCTGTTGTAGGCATCTTTATTTCGTATTGGTCCATTCGTCAAGTGGAAGAGGCAGACATTGTCTAGAAAAATCGAGCCGTACACCGGAAAAGAGACGGGAGGCGAACGGTCGTGATGAAGCAGAAAATTTTCGGATGGGGTTTGGCGATTTCTTTGATCTCTTTGGTCATCAATCTGATCTTTTTGGACGTAATCCAGATTTTCGCCTGCGGTGTACTGGCGCTGGTGGCGGGGGTTGGGTACCTGGGCGCGAAAAAAGAGCGTTCATGATAAAAAGCTGACACCTGTTAACGACCAGGCGTCAGCTTTCGATTTTTGAACTTTTATACAATGTCGATCCCTTTTACAGGCCGATGGAGACAAATTTGGTTTCCAGGTATTCATCCATGCCGAAATGTCCGCCTTCGCGGCCGATTCCGCTTTCCTTGAAGCCGCCGAACGGCGCCTGTGTCTGGGTCGGCGAACCGTCGTTGATGCCGACGATGCCGTACTCCAGCTCCTCCGCCATGCGGAAGCAGCGCTGGTTGTCACGGGTGTAGACATAGGCTGCCAGACCGTAGCGCGTGTTGTTTGCCAGCTTCAGCACCTCCGCCTCATCCGTGAAACGAACCATCGGCACGACGGGACCAAAGGTTTCCTCGTAGGAGATTTTCATCTCGTCCGTCACATCGGCGATCACGGTCGGTTCACAGTAGAAGCCTTTGGCGTAATCGCCCTCGGTCAGACGTTTGCCGCCGTAGACCACCTGGCCGCCCTTGCTCCTGGCATCCTCGATATGCTCCAGCACCTTGTTCAGCGCACGCTCATTGACCAGCGGACCAATTTCTGTTCCTTTCTCGCGGCCATCGCCGACCTTGGTCTGCTTCAGACGCTCGACCAGCTTTTCCGTGAAGGCGTCTGCCACTTCCTCATGGACGTAGAGGCGGTTGGTACAGATGCACATTTGACCGGAGTTGCGGAACTTGCTTTCAAACAGACCTTTGACCGCCGCGTCCAGATCGGCATCCGGGAACACGATGAACGGCGCATGACCGCCCAGCTCCATGCTGACGCGCTTCACTTGTTTGGCCGCCCCTTCCATCAGAAGCTTGCCGACACGGGTGGAACCGGTAAAGGCGATTTTGCTCAGCTTCGGATTGTCGATAAACTCCTGGCCGATTGCCTCCGGCTTGCCGATGACGAGGTTGACGACACCTTTGGGGAAACCGGCCTCCTCGATCAGTTCAAACAGGCGAATCGCAGACAACGGCGTGCTTTCCGCCGGCTTCAGCACTACGGTGCAGCCTGCCGCCAGGGCTGGGGCGATTTTGCGTGCGACCATGTTGACCGGGAAGTTCCACGGGGTGATTGCGCCTACCGTGCCTACGGGCTGCTTGAGCACCATAATGCGTTTGTTCGCAAGCGAGGAGGGAATCGTTTCGCCGTATACCCGTTTTGCTTCCTCCGCGTACCAGACGAAGTTATCCGCTGCGCCCAGGACCTCCCCTTTGGCTTCGCCAAGCGGCTTGCCCATCTCTGCCGAGATAATGCCTGCCAGCTCATCGCGGCTTTTTCTCACCAGCTCGGACAGGTTGTACAGGTATTTGGAACGCTCGCGTGCAGTCAGGCGGGACCAGCCTGCAAATGCCTGATGCGCCGCTTCAATCGCTTTGTTGGCATCGCGGTCATCGCCGAAGGCCACGGTCCCCACGACTTCGCCCGTAGCCGGGTTGACGATTTGAACAGTCTCTCCGCTTTCCGCGGATACCCATTCTCCATTGATATACATGTGCTTGCTCTCTCCCATGTACGCTCGCTCCTCTCAATCATGTGAATAGATCGGTTTCAAAGCTTCAAACGGATTTTTGCAGTGCCGGCAGTACAAAATGCTGCGGCAAGCTGCCGGTCCAAACAGGTTCTCCAGCTGTGTATACGGTGAATCGCAGTAGGGACAGCTCACTTCCCACGGATCGCCCGGCTTGAAATCAAGCGGCGGAGGGGCGATGCCGAAGCTGCGCAGTTTATCCCGGGCGTCCATCGCGATGCGATCCGAAGTCCACGGGGGATCGTAGACGAAGTGAACCTGCACGTCGCGGATGCCCTCTGCTTCCGCCAGTTTTTCCGTGATGTTCTTCTTCATGATTTCCAGGGCAGGGCAGCCGACAAAGGTGGGCAGCACCTCGATGCGCGCTGCTCCCTCTTCCACCCGAACGTCGTGAATCATGCCCATCTCTACCATGCTGATCACCGGAATTTCCGGATCTTTGACTTCCTGCAGCAGTTCCCAGCATGCCGCTTCCAGCCCTTCATTTCTTACCTGCGTCATGCGGATCACCCCTTTTACCAGCTTGCAGCCGGATCGATGCGGTACACTTCAGACAAGGTTGCGAGCGCGATGGCCAAGTCAGCGGTATGCTCTCCGCTCCGGCCCTTTTCTTGCGGTTTGCCAGGTTCGCCCGGCCATTTCAGCCCGGCTCCCTCAAAGACTTCTTTTGTTTTGTTCAGCCACTTTTGCTTGAGCAGCTCTTCGCCGGTGATCAGACCGAAGCGAACGATATTTGCCGCATGGGGTCCAAGCTCATACAGCTCGCCTGCATCCTCCCATACTTTTGTGATCGCGGCCTCCAGCTTTTGCCGAGCCTCTGCTGTGCTGTTCGCAAGCTGCTTCAGCCATACCTGCCAATGCATCAGATGGTAGCGGTGCTCGGTCAGCATCTTGCGGCTGACCAGCCCGAGCGGTGCGTACGAGGAATCCCGCAGCGCCTCCAGCCGCACCAGCTTATGAAGTCCGTACACATAGCTCCGGACGATTGCGTATGCCCAGTCGTAATGCGGATCGTCGTTGTAGTCTCCGGTTCCGTTTTTGCGCTCGACCAAAATGGCGTTGCGGAACTCGCCTGCTTCACGCAGCTGGGCGAGATCATCGGCTTTGCCCGAGCCCAGTTCTTCCAGCATTTCATAGAACATCACCGCATGTCCCATCATGTCCTGTGACATGGAGGAAAAGGCAACATCTTCTTCAATATGCGGCGCCAGGCCGAGCCATTCCGATCCCCGGTACGCCAGAATAAAATCATCGTCGGCAAGCTGGAACAGGAGATCAGTCAAGGCTTGCGCGTATTCCTGGTTTTGTTTTGCTTGTTCAACTGTTTCTACACGAGTTTGGTCGCCCATGTGATTGCCTCCTCCTTTTCAACTGCCGTTGCTTGCCTGTTTCTGTTTTTCATCGTACTGTTCTTTGTGGTAGCGCCATCTGGCCTGCAAATCGCCATAGCCTTTTGTCTCCCGATAGCTC
This window harbors:
- a CDS encoding ABC transporter permease codes for the protein MFTLMKLEYKKMKLRWYVSGAVLANLIIVGFLCLIGFVQNLEGEMIFTGYEESLVIIGALVRSTFMIFAAVLIARLVIGGYRNKTIFLMFTYPISRKKLIAAKLMLIAGLTFLTIFLSNLFVAAMFISLNTWFQFIPGEFPADRIGEQVASMIVFAIGAAGTSLIPLYFGMRKYSVPATIVSAVLIVTLTTQNSPGFSLASIVYIPLALAVVGIFISYWSIRQVEEADIV
- a CDS encoding NAD-dependent succinate-semialdehyde dehydrogenase, yielding MGESKHMYINGEWVSAESGETVQIVNPATGEVVGTVAFGDDRDANKAIEAAHQAFAGWSRLTARERSKYLYNLSELVRKSRDELAGIISAEMGKPLGEAKGEVLGAADNFVWYAEEAKRVYGETIPSSLANKRIMVLKQPVGTVGAITPWNFPVNMVARKIAPALAAGCTVVLKPAESTPLSAIRLFELIEEAGFPKGVVNLVIGKPEAIGQEFIDNPKLSKIAFTGSTRVGKLLMEGAAKQVKRVSMELGGHAPFIVFPDADLDAAVKGLFESKFRNSGQMCICTNRLYVHEEVADAFTEKLVERLKQTKVGDGREKGTEIGPLVNERALNKVLEHIEDARSKGGQVVYGGKRLTEGDYAKGFYCEPTVIADVTDEMKISYEETFGPVVPMVRFTDEAEVLKLANNTRYGLAAYVYTRDNQRCFRMAEELEYGIVGINDGSPTQTQAPFGGFKESGIGREGGHFGMDEYLETKFVSIGL
- the paaD gene encoding 1,2-phenylacetyl-CoA epoxidase subunit PaaD; this encodes MTQVRNEGLEAACWELLQEVKDPEIPVISMVEMGMIHDVRVEEGAARIEVLPTFVGCPALEIMKKNITEKLAEAEGIRDVQVHFVYDPPWTSDRIAMDARDKLRSFGIAPPPLDFKPGDPWEVSCPYCDSPYTQLENLFGPAACRSILYCRHCKNPFEALKPIYSHD
- the paaC gene encoding 1,2-phenylacetyl-CoA epoxidase subunit PaaC, whose amino-acid sequence is MGDQTRVETVEQAKQNQEYAQALTDLLFQLADDDFILAYRGSEWLGLAPHIEEDVAFSSMSQDMMGHAVMFYEMLEELGSGKADDLAQLREAGEFRNAILVERKNGTGDYNDDPHYDWAYAIVRSYVYGLHKLVRLEALRDSSYAPLGLVSRKMLTEHRYHLMHWQVWLKQLANSTAEARQKLEAAITKVWEDAGELYELGPHAANIVRFGLITGEELLKQKWLNKTKEVFEGAGLKWPGEPGKPQEKGRSGEHTADLAIALATLSEVYRIDPAASW